A genomic stretch from Halichoerus grypus chromosome 5, mHalGry1.hap1.1, whole genome shotgun sequence includes:
- the LOC118545845 gene encoding protein S100-A10, translating into MPSQMEHAMETMMFTFHKFAGDKGYLTKEDLRVLMEKEFPGFLENQKDPLAVDKIMKDLDQCRDGKVGFQSFFSLIAGLTIACNDYFVIHMKQKGKK; encoded by the coding sequence ATGCCGTCTCAAATGGAACATGCCATGGAAACCATGATGTTCACGTTTCACAAGTTTGCTGGGGATAAAGGCTACTTAACAAAGGAGGACCTGAGAGTACTCATGGAAAAGGAGTTCCCTGGATTTTTGGAAAATCAAAAAGACCCTCTGGCTGTGGACAAAATAATGAAGGACCTGGACCAGTGCCGAGATGGCAAAGTGGGCTTCCAGAGCTTCTTCTCGCTAATTGCTGGGCTCACCATCGCATGCAATGACTATTTCGTAATACACAtgaagcagaagggaaagaagtaG